One Microbacterium keratanolyticum DNA window includes the following coding sequences:
- the glgA gene encoding glycogen synthase, translating into MRVDMITKEYPPEIYGGAGVHVAELVKALRPHVDVQVRAFGSERDEQGTNSYRTPLELASANPALQTLGTDLVMVPDIAGADIVHSHTWYANFAGHLASQLHGIPHVLTAHSLEPLRPWKAEQLGGGYVVSSGIERLAYENADAIIAVSAGMRADILRSYPQVDPARVRVIHNGIDVNAWHPVHNPDFVRAQGIDPDRPSIVFVGRITRQKGLPYLLRAAALLPPEVQLVLCAGAPDTAEIMAEVQAGVRALQQSRDGVVWIERMLPRDQLSAILSAATTFVCPSVYEPLGIVNLEAMACGAAVVGTATGGIPEVVDDGVTGRLVPIEQLQDGTGTPVDPDRFVTDLAAVLTEVAIDPDRAAAYGAAGRERAAQEFSWAAIADTTRGLYTELGA; encoded by the coding sequence ATGCGCGTCGACATGATTACGAAGGAGTACCCGCCCGAGATCTACGGCGGGGCCGGAGTGCACGTCGCAGAGCTCGTGAAAGCCCTGCGACCGCACGTCGATGTGCAGGTTCGCGCCTTCGGATCCGAGCGGGATGAACAGGGGACGAACTCTTATCGAACGCCCCTCGAGCTGGCCTCCGCGAACCCCGCGCTGCAGACGCTCGGCACCGATCTGGTCATGGTTCCCGACATCGCCGGTGCCGACATCGTGCACAGTCACACCTGGTACGCGAACTTTGCCGGCCACCTCGCGTCGCAGCTGCACGGCATCCCGCATGTGCTGACCGCGCACAGCCTGGAACCGCTGCGGCCGTGGAAAGCGGAGCAGCTCGGCGGTGGCTACGTGGTCAGCAGCGGCATCGAGCGGCTCGCCTACGAGAACGCGGACGCGATCATCGCGGTGAGTGCAGGAATGCGCGCGGACATTCTGCGCAGCTACCCGCAGGTCGATCCCGCACGTGTGCGGGTCATTCACAACGGCATCGACGTCAACGCGTGGCATCCCGTGCACAACCCCGATTTCGTGCGGGCCCAGGGGATCGATCCGGATCGTCCGTCCATCGTGTTCGTCGGACGGATCACCCGGCAGAAGGGCCTGCCCTATCTGCTGCGCGCCGCCGCGCTCCTTCCGCCTGAGGTGCAGCTCGTGCTCTGTGCCGGCGCGCCCGACACCGCCGAGATTATGGCCGAGGTGCAGGCGGGGGTGCGCGCGCTGCAGCAGTCGCGTGACGGTGTCGTCTGGATCGAGCGGATGCTTCCGCGGGATCAGCTCTCGGCGATCCTCTCTGCGGCCACGACCTTCGTCTGCCCCTCTGTCTACGAACCCCTGGGCATCGTGAACCTGGAGGCCATGGCATGCGGCGCGGCCGTCGTAGGGACAGCGACCGGCGGCATCCCGGAGGTCGTCGATGATGGCGTCACCGGGCGTCTCGTGCCGATCGAGCAGCTTCAGGACGGCACCGGGACGCCCGTCGATCCCGATCGCTTCGTCACGGACCTCGCCGCTGTCCTCACAGAGGTCGCAATCGATCCGGACCGCGCGGCCGCCTACGGGGCGGCAGGGCGAGAGCGCGCCGCCCAGGAGTTCAGCTGGGCCGCGATCGCCGACACGACCCGCGGTCTCTACACGGAGCTGGGCGCGTGA